Proteins encoded by one window of Lutibacter sp. A64:
- a CDS encoding EF-hand domain-containing protein encodes MKILKAVLLIVFLAAISNVNAQDKTKAEKKLKWMDKDKNGTVSLEEMKIFYKGKTNKKGEPLKVDLMFLGLDKNNDEQITLEELKQPIDWKLAKQKSKEKK; translated from the coding sequence ATGAAAATTTTAAAAGCAGTATTATTAATTGTTTTTTTAGCAGCAATATCAAATGTAAATGCGCAAGATAAAACTAAGGCTGAAAAAAAATTAAAATGGATGGATAAAGATAAAAATGGAACTGTTTCTTTAGAAGAAATGAAGATTTTTTACAAAGGAAAAACCAATAAAAAAGGTGAGCCTCTTAAAGTTGATTTAATGTTTTTAGGTCTTGATAAAAATAATGACGAACAAATAACTTTAGAAGAGCTTAAACAACCAATTGATTGGAAATTGGCTAAGCAAAAAAGCAAAGAGAAAAAATAG
- a CDS encoding sulfatase family protein: MKIKVLKISFLFFAVIFNSCKNASKESETVTLIERPNVILFVADDHGTDALGCYGNNVIQTPNLDKLASEGTIFKNAYCTSASCAASRSVILTGKFGHATGSYGHVHDYHHFSTYDNVKSLPVLLENSGYETARIGKYHVAPETVYHFNTVLEADPRNTVEMAEQCGSVLNSDKPFFLYFCTDDPHRGQPFEPDPWNAPNNFGNKPEGYKGVETIVYNPEDVLVPNFLPDTKESREEIAQYYQSISRIDQGFGKLMKMLQESGKANNTIVMYISDNGMAFPGAKTTVNEPGIKLPCIIKDPTNSTKGIINNAMISWVDLTPTILDMAKVNYKPEDFHGKSFKNIIAEKKTEGWNEIYASHTFHEITMYYPMRVVRSGNYKLIWNIAWRLEYPFASDLWASSTWQSIYRTNEEYFGPKKIKDFLFRPEFELYNLAEDPEELNNLALQKDFEKELEIMKTKMKEFQIKTEDPWYIMWGHDASLQGTGVNL; the protein is encoded by the coding sequence ATGAAAATAAAAGTTTTAAAAATTAGTTTTTTATTTTTTGCCGTTATTTTTAATAGTTGTAAAAATGCGTCTAAAGAATCTGAAACCGTAACATTAATTGAAAGACCAAATGTTATTTTATTTGTAGCTGATGATCACGGAACAGATGCTTTGGGTTGTTATGGAAATAACGTAATTCAAACTCCAAATTTAGATAAATTAGCTTCCGAAGGAACGATTTTTAAAAATGCATATTGTACAAGTGCAAGTTGTGCAGCAAGTAGGTCGGTAATTTTAACAGGAAAATTTGGACACGCAACGGGTTCTTATGGTCATGTACACGATTACCATCATTTTAGCACCTATGATAATGTAAAATCGTTACCAGTTTTATTAGAAAATTCTGGGTATGAAACTGCTCGAATTGGAAAATACCATGTAGCACCAGAAACAGTTTATCATTTTAATACGGTTTTAGAAGCAGATCCAAGAAATACAGTTGAAATGGCAGAACAGTGTGGAAGTGTTTTAAATTCAGATAAACCATTCTTTTTATATTTCTGTACCGATGATCCTCATAGAGGGCAACCTTTTGAACCAGACCCTTGGAATGCCCCTAATAATTTTGGAAATAAGCCAGAAGGTTATAAAGGTGTTGAAACTATAGTGTATAATCCAGAAGATGTATTGGTTCCTAACTTTTTACCTGATACAAAAGAGAGTAGAGAAGAGATAGCTCAATACTATCAAAGTATTTCAAGAATTGATCAAGGTTTTGGTAAACTAATGAAAATGTTACAAGAATCTGGTAAAGCAAACAATACAATTGTAATGTATATTTCAGATAATGGAATGGCTTTCCCAGGAGCTAAAACAACAGTGAATGAACCAGGAATAAAATTACCGTGTATTATTAAAGATCCTACAAATTCAACAAAAGGAATTATAAATAATGCAATGATTTCTTGGGTAGATTTAACACCTACTATTTTAGATATGGCAAAGGTTAATTATAAACCAGAAGATTTTCATGGGAAATCTTTTAAAAATATTATAGCAGAAAAAAAAACTGAAGGGTGGAACGAGATTTATGCATCACATACATTTCATGAAATAACAATGTATTATCCAATGCGTGTAGTTAGAAGTGGTAATTACAAGTTAATTTGGAATATAGCTTGGCGTTTAGAATATCCATTTGCGTCAGATTTATGGGCTTCCTCAACATGGCAAAGTATTTATAGAACCAATGAAGAATATTTTGGTCCAAAAAAAATAAAAGACTTTCTATTTAGACCAGAGTTTGAATTGTACAATTTAGCCGAAGACCCTGAAGAGTTGAATAATTTGGCGCTACAAAAAGATTTTGAAAAAGAATTAGAAATTATGAAAACAAAAATGAAAGAATTTCAAATTAAAACGGAAGATCCTTGGTATATTATGTGGGGACACGATGCATCATTACAAGGAACAGGAGTTAATCTTTAA
- a CDS encoding alpha-1,3-galactosidase-related protein — MKNTILTYLSIIALFISYQANAVEIINIKHADGDMAYVVRKAIEEAKEKDIKLVFEKENYTFHTDYAIGKYLYITNHGNGFKKIIFNFEGFNSVEIEGNGAEFIFRGQAAPMVFEGCNTIKVNNLTIDWDIPFSFQGDVMAVNKQEGYYDLKPYTEGFSWELKKGKIEFPGINHFNFNSLGSSLSHNKETKAVDYGAWDQSLRPNYVEKLANGNLRFYDKNMKKFPRIGSVLQSKGDKKSNRYAPAFLVRNSKNIRFNNVIVHHALGMGFLFERSEDIDILNSGIFIREGSDRVISIIADATHFANCKGEILIENCRFEGMYDDGTNVHGTYVEVTDILDDKTVRFTLKHDQQMGFEFAGIDDEIWFIKNPNPQRADVNKVIDVKVINDYYSELTFENKLPSDLKVGDILENKTWNPTFTMRGNIIRDHRARNIIIKTPKKIIIEDNDLSSMMSSIMLRGETFYWFESGNVEDVVIRNNRFVDCAYGGAEHAILKVSPRLGKTFDQTITYDRNILFENNTIETFDNRIIWADRLDGLIVRNNTIKQTTTEKPQYPNASMFDFENCKNIEVYKNTYEGNCTNVLKTDAVSKKSLKFKKNKGLKVKL, encoded by the coding sequence ATGAAGAACACAATTTTAACATACCTTTCAATAATAGCTTTATTTATATCTTATCAAGCAAATGCAGTTGAAATAATTAATATAAAGCATGCTGATGGAGATATGGCATACGTAGTAAGAAAAGCAATTGAAGAGGCTAAAGAGAAAGATATTAAGTTAGTTTTTGAAAAAGAAAATTATACATTTCATACAGATTATGCAATTGGGAAATATTTATACATAACCAATCATGGTAATGGATTTAAAAAAATAATTTTCAATTTTGAAGGGTTTAATTCTGTAGAAATTGAAGGAAATGGGGCTGAATTTATTTTTAGAGGTCAGGCTGCTCCTATGGTTTTTGAAGGCTGCAATACAATTAAAGTAAACAACTTAACTATTGATTGGGATATTCCTTTTAGTTTTCAAGGTGATGTAATGGCTGTAAATAAACAAGAAGGTTATTACGATTTAAAACCATATACAGAGGGGTTCTCATGGGAACTAAAAAAAGGAAAAATTGAATTCCCTGGAATTAACCATTTTAATTTTAATTCTTTAGGTAGTTCATTGTCACATAATAAAGAGACTAAAGCAGTAGATTATGGTGCTTGGGATCAATCTTTAAGACCAAATTATGTTGAAAAGTTAGCAAACGGAAATTTGCGTTTTTATGATAAAAACATGAAAAAATTTCCAAGAATAGGATCTGTTTTACAGTCTAAAGGAGATAAAAAAAGTAACCGTTATGCACCAGCATTTTTAGTACGTAATTCAAAAAATATTCGTTTTAATAATGTAATTGTTCACCATGCCTTAGGAATGGGGTTTTTGTTTGAAAGATCTGAAGATATAGATATTTTAAATAGTGGTATTTTTATTAGAGAAGGGTCAGACAGAGTAATTTCTATAATTGCAGATGCTACCCATTTTGCTAATTGTAAAGGTGAAATTTTGATAGAAAACTGTCGATTTGAAGGAATGTATGATGATGGAACAAATGTACATGGTACTTATGTAGAAGTAACAGATATTTTAGATGATAAAACCGTTCGTTTTACGTTAAAACACGATCAACAAATGGGGTTTGAATTTGCTGGAATTGATGATGAAATTTGGTTTATTAAAAATCCTAATCCTCAACGTGCAGATGTAAATAAAGTGATTGATGTAAAAGTAATTAACGATTATTATTCAGAATTAACATTTGAGAATAAATTACCTTCAGATTTAAAAGTAGGGGATATTTTAGAAAACAAAACTTGGAATCCTACTTTTACTATGCGTGGAAATATAATTCGAGACCATAGAGCAAGAAATATTATTATTAAAACACCGAAAAAAATAATTATTGAAGACAATGATTTATCATCAATGATGTCATCTATTATGTTAAGAGGTGAAACATTTTATTGGTTCGAATCTGGAAATGTAGAAGATGTTGTAATTAGAAATAATCGTTTTGTAGATTGTGCTTACGGAGGTGCAGAACATGCTATTTTAAAAGTATCTCCTCGTTTAGGAAAAACATTTGACCAAACAATTACATATGATAGAAATATTCTTTTTGAAAATAATACAATTGAAACTTTTGATAATCGTATTATTTGGGCAGATAGATTGGATGGTTTAATTGTTAGAAATAATACAATTAAGCAAACAACAACAGAAAAACCACAATATCCAAATGCATCTATGTTCGATTTTGAAAATTGTAAAAATATAGAGGTGTATAAAAATACTTATGAAGGAAATTGTACAAATGTTTTAAAAACAGATGCTGTTTCTAAAAAATCATTAAAGTTTAAAAAGAATAAAGGTTTAAAGGTTAAATTATAA
- a CDS encoding sialate O-acetylesterase has product MRIRLVILVVFGCFCHSIQAQNVKESTVEVVLLAGQSNMAGAGNYDELDEAIRNRVEEVSHRVSLSFNGNVAKPLAFYNNKPSEKYPFLKRFGPELLLGVTLAEKYPSKEFLLIKRSQGGTALYGAWNPFWKEKKAKKIEKGFKQNLQLFNMHIADINKNLEDLKSKGKTYQIIGLAWMQGENDAILKVAAKSYQKNLKKLVKAYRKTFNVPKMPIVIGQINSRYGIDGGANLVRQNMEKFVNQDKYAAIIRTSTDTLWSDFPKHTDNVHYNTEGQKCLGIAFAKALFNFKKK; this is encoded by the coding sequence ATGAGAATTAGACTTGTAATACTTGTAGTTTTTGGATGTTTTTGTCATTCAATACAAGCACAAAATGTAAAAGAATCTACGGTAGAGGTTGTGTTATTAGCAGGTCAAAGTAACATGGCTGGAGCTGGTAATTATGATGAGTTAGACGAAGCAATTAGGAATAGAGTTGAAGAAGTTTCGCATAGAGTTTCTTTAAGTTTTAATGGAAATGTAGCTAAACCATTAGCTTTTTATAATAATAAACCATCAGAGAAGTATCCATTTTTAAAACGTTTTGGTCCAGAATTGTTATTAGGTGTTACATTGGCTGAAAAATACCCTTCAAAAGAATTTTTATTAATTAAGCGTTCTCAAGGAGGTACGGCATTGTATGGGGCTTGGAATCCTTTTTGGAAAGAGAAAAAAGCAAAAAAAATAGAAAAAGGATTTAAACAAAATTTGCAGCTATTTAATATGCATATTGCTGATATTAATAAAAATTTAGAAGATTTAAAATCTAAAGGTAAAACGTATCAAATTATTGGGTTAGCTTGGATGCAAGGTGAAAATGATGCTATTTTAAAAGTAGCAGCAAAAAGTTATCAAAAGAATTTAAAAAAATTAGTAAAAGCATATCGAAAAACATTTAATGTACCTAAAATGCCAATTGTTATTGGGCAAATAAATTCAAGATATGGTATAGACGGTGGAGCGAATTTAGTACGACAAAATATGGAAAAGTTTGTAAATCAAGATAAGTATGCTGCAATTATTAGAACTTCAACTGATACATTGTGGAGCGATTTTCCAAAACATACTGATAATGTACATTACAATACCGAAGGACAAAAATGTTTAGGAATTGCTTTTGCAAAGGCATTATTCAACTTCAAAAAAAAATGA
- a CDS encoding sialate O-acetylesterase, translated as MKCFYLIFTLLVIELAIAQVTPNSLFQNNMVLQRNQPIAVFGKAVSEKTVEIIFKNKLYSAKVKDGYWKVFLDESEAGGPFTLTIRGNNEIVIKNILVGEVWLCSGQSNMEMPVKGNKGQPINGSNLAILKSGNSKIRFFKVGRKTASKPLETCEGEWSLAIPSTVKDFSATAYFYGKLLQETLGVPIGLISSSWGGTPAEAWTPKEVLDTDLKEFTHWKTDMSLPQKLPSQLYNGMIHPLKPYTIKGVIWYQGEANKTYHQSYTKLFSSMIKSWRTKWNQGDFPFYFVQIAPLAWGGVDQAFLREKQLRTMLTVPKTGMAVTLDIGEEFCIHPAEKQKVGERLALWALAKDYGFEDIQFSGPVYKSIKVKEGKVTVEFDYAPNGVTNFGKEMSGFQVAGDDKIFHEAEVKITKGILEVWSKNVSNPIAVRYGWDAWINGSIFNTAGLPASSFRSDDWEE; from the coding sequence ATGAAATGTTTTTATTTAATATTTACACTGCTAGTTATTGAATTAGCAATAGCGCAAGTAACGCCAAATTCATTATTTCAAAATAATATGGTACTGCAACGTAATCAGCCAATTGCAGTTTTTGGAAAGGCTGTTTCAGAAAAAACAGTTGAAATTATTTTTAAAAATAAACTCTATTCAGCCAAAGTTAAAGATGGTTATTGGAAAGTATTTTTAGACGAATCGGAAGCTGGAGGGCCTTTTACACTAACAATTAGAGGGAATAACGAAATTGTTATTAAGAATATTTTAGTTGGAGAAGTTTGGTTATGTTCTGGACAGTCAAATATGGAAATGCCTGTAAAAGGAAATAAAGGGCAGCCAATAAACGGTAGTAATTTAGCCATTTTAAAAAGTGGAAATTCGAAAATTCGATTTTTTAAAGTAGGAAGAAAAACAGCTTCTAAACCTTTAGAAACCTGCGAAGGTGAATGGAGTTTAGCAATACCTTCAACAGTAAAAGATTTTAGTGCAACAGCATATTTTTATGGAAAATTATTGCAAGAAACATTAGGTGTGCCAATTGGATTGATTTCTAGTAGTTGGGGAGGAACTCCAGCAGAAGCATGGACACCTAAAGAAGTTTTAGATACAGATTTAAAAGAGTTTACTCATTGGAAAACAGATATGTCTTTACCTCAAAAATTACCTTCTCAATTGTATAATGGTATGATTCACCCATTGAAACCCTACACAATTAAAGGGGTTATTTGGTATCAAGGAGAGGCAAATAAAACATACCATCAATCTTATACAAAATTATTCTCGTCAATGATAAAAAGCTGGAGAACTAAATGGAATCAAGGAGATTTTCCATTTTATTTTGTGCAAATTGCTCCATTAGCTTGGGGAGGTGTTGATCAAGCTTTTTTACGCGAAAAACAATTAAGAACAATGTTAACTGTTCCCAAAACAGGAATGGCTGTTACATTAGATATTGGAGAAGAATTTTGTATTCACCCAGCTGAAAAACAAAAAGTAGGTGAACGCTTAGCTCTTTGGGCATTGGCTAAGGATTATGGTTTTGAAGACATTCAATTTAGTGGGCCTGTTTATAAATCTATAAAAGTTAAAGAGGGGAAAGTTACTGTTGAGTTTGATTATGCGCCAAATGGGGTTACAAATTTTGGAAAAGAAATGTCCGGTTTCCAGGTTGCAGGAGACGATAAAATATTTCATGAAGCTGAGGTTAAAATAACAAAAGGTATATTAGAAGTTTGGAGTAAAAATGTTTCAAATCCTATTGCAGTACGCTATGGTTGGGATGCTTGGATTAACGGTTCTATTTTTAATACTGCAGGATTGCCCGCATCGTCTTTTAGATCAGATGATTGGGAAGAATAA
- a CDS encoding alpha-amylase family protein has translation MVLFNMFKKVFVLAFILVSVVVNAQSLDKQAKDKIRKLEKLIKKAEKKNIDVLKEKTTVRTAEIFLKNAAWDEENVAINTKSFQLVPSFKKDALKMAENLATFERNDVILMLDDAIDFLQLLIDEKAYRKPSPNVDWRKVIVEEDQLTFNGRPVFLADYTWKPKVKSLTEYHGNQDGFFLTPSYVVKEDGTVNRNKIKELTTKPEGSLGFIFLNHKTIPNWAEQKYGPNYGMREDTYTAYDIDNPGAREIQQKLLKSVVPLMAGKKYTQLGYMLCNEPHFYTYTDATKNKLPWASGGVSQYTIEKFKVWLATKHKNIKVLNNLWNTNFNSFNEVVIQIPIDISLKGTPIWYDWTSFNMDRVTDWYSFLKSEITNYDSEAKVHLKIMPNLWTDNKRAHGIDLEALTELSGIIGNDSGADHTYTWGKPHEWQKYYAFEWRELCMGFDFMKSVSPNKINFNSELHYLSTVRSRNLYLDPMYARATFWLAHSYGMTASQIWYWPRNEDGSISKKAINDKGYAGSNNMQPRVTNEVATTLIDLNSYSEEIMNIQRQRKPLRIFYSKTSAINKEAHMDDLYKLYKSLNFEGISLGFVTENIIKKQDDNNWDVVLVYKTPFVTTNELKELQNYLDNGGIVIVDNESLLKNEYGKTQISLEQSKGTLIKLNSFSKIKEKALSILNNRNLLPEVAISETNSADTKGCIWKVVKNKAGNNVLSVVNVGKSNATLEIMLNGSSEIVCKDLLKGIEVSSNPVLKPNEVFFVEVTKSE, from the coding sequence ATGGTATTATTTAATATGTTTAAAAAAGTATTTGTACTAGCTTTTATACTGGTATCAGTTGTTGTAAATGCTCAATCATTAGATAAGCAGGCAAAAGATAAAATTAGAAAACTTGAAAAGCTAATTAAAAAAGCAGAAAAGAAAAATATAGATGTTTTAAAAGAAAAAACTACGGTTAGAACAGCTGAAATATTTTTAAAAAATGCAGCTTGGGATGAAGAAAATGTAGCCATAAATACCAAGAGTTTTCAATTGGTACCTTCATTTAAAAAAGATGCTTTAAAAATGGCTGAAAATTTAGCGACTTTTGAACGAAATGATGTGATTTTAATGTTAGATGACGCTATTGATTTTTTACAATTATTGATTGATGAAAAAGCCTATAGAAAACCGAGTCCAAATGTAGATTGGAGAAAAGTAATTGTAGAGGAAGATCAATTAACATTTAACGGACGTCCAGTTTTTTTAGCAGATTATACTTGGAAACCAAAAGTAAAAAGCTTAACAGAATATCATGGAAATCAAGATGGTTTCTTTTTAACACCTTCTTATGTAGTTAAAGAAGACGGAACCGTAAATCGTAATAAAATAAAAGAATTAACCACTAAACCAGAAGGATCTTTGGGGTTTATTTTTCTAAATCATAAAACAATACCTAATTGGGCAGAGCAAAAATATGGTCCAAATTATGGAATGCGAGAAGATACCTATACTGCTTATGATATTGATAATCCAGGAGCAAGAGAAATTCAACAAAAATTGTTAAAAAGTGTTGTTCCATTAATGGCAGGTAAAAAATATACACAGCTAGGCTATATGTTATGTAACGAACCACATTTTTATACATATACAGATGCTACAAAGAATAAATTACCATGGGCTTCGGGAGGAGTTTCTCAATATACAATTGAAAAATTTAAAGTTTGGTTAGCTACTAAACATAAAAATATAAAAGTCTTAAATAACTTGTGGAATACTAATTTTAATAGTTTTAATGAAGTTGTAATTCAAATTCCTATTGATATTAGTTTAAAAGGAACTCCAATTTGGTATGATTGGACTTCTTTTAATATGGATAGAGTAACAGATTGGTATTCGTTTTTAAAATCAGAAATTACAAATTATGATTCTGAAGCTAAAGTACATTTAAAAATTATGCCAAATCTTTGGACTGATAATAAACGTGCCCATGGTATAGATTTGGAAGCTTTAACAGAGTTAAGTGGAATTATTGGAAATGACTCTGGGGCTGATCATACTTATACTTGGGGGAAACCTCATGAATGGCAAAAATATTATGCTTTTGAATGGAGAGAGTTGTGTATGGGTTTTGATTTTATGAAATCTGTAAGTCCAAATAAAATAAACTTTAATTCAGAATTACATTATTTATCAACTGTTAGGTCTAGAAATTTATATTTAGATCCAATGTATGCAAGAGCAACTTTTTGGTTGGCACATTCCTATGGAATGACCGCAAGTCAAATTTGGTATTGGCCAAGAAATGAAGATGGGTCAATTTCTAAAAAAGCTATAAATGATAAAGGTTATGCAGGTTCAAATAATATGCAACCAAGAGTCACCAACGAAGTGGCAACTACATTAATCGATTTAAATTCGTATTCAGAAGAAATAATGAATATACAGCGTCAAAGAAAACCATTAAGAATTTTTTATTCAAAAACTTCAGCAATAAATAAAGAAGCACATATGGATGATCTTTATAAATTATACAAGTCCCTTAACTTTGAAGGAATATCTTTAGGTTTTGTAACCGAAAATATTATAAAAAAACAAGATGACAATAATTGGGATGTTGTATTGGTTTATAAAACCCCTTTTGTTACAACTAATGAATTAAAAGAACTTCAAAATTATTTAGATAATGGTGGAATTGTAATTGTTGACAATGAAAGTTTATTGAAAAATGAATACGGAAAAACACAAATAAGTTTAGAACAATCTAAAGGAACACTTATTAAGTTGAATTCTTTTTCAAAAATAAAAGAGAAAGCATTGTCTATTTTAAACAATAGAAACTTACTACCTGAAGTTGCTATTTCTGAAACAAATTCAGCAGATACAAAAGGTTGTATTTGGAAAGTGGTAAAAAATAAGGCAGGAAATAATGTGCTTTCTGTAGTAAATGTTGGTAAATCAAATGCCACTTTAGAAATTATGTTAAATGGAAGTTCAGAAATTGTGTGTAAAGATTTATTAAAAGGAATTGAAGTTAGTTCAAACCCAGTATTAAAACCTAATGAAGTATTTTTTGTTGAAGTAACAAAGTCAGAATAA
- a CDS encoding sulfatase family protein, translating into MKIKAPFLLVVFYLFLGFKIEAQNKPNLIIIHTDEHSFRTLSCYQDIMSEDQAFVWGKGNNVQTPNIDEIAREGAICTSYYASSPVCTPSRASLVTGLYPQATGAPKNGMHIREDIPTFATILKDEGYATSYVGKWHLDGHEKYTFDIKYKAGFEDNRYMMRGGHAPYFHIKDGNIKGINDKVAKKLPADEIIHVTDFFTDKTLEILERDKNKPFALMLSIPDPHTPDYAKPPYNTMYKDMDITPPKTMDPAYTAIKPSWAIGTENTNEAIGKQAFNKEALRQYFGMVKHIDDSVGRILKFLDDNNLTDNTIVIFTSDHGDMFFEHNRRNKGVPYEASAKIPFVIRYPRKIKSGKVINTAYTNVDFTPTILGLMGVKTSEKFHGIDTSEDFLNDEKEITSDRITYYAKSGGWWVAAVNNRYKLVLDKKEKPYLFDLKKDPNELINFYNDKDYKEIAKKLQTELFKQMKAVDEPGLKGKRAYIIE; encoded by the coding sequence ATGAAAATCAAAGCACCATTCTTGTTAGTCGTTTTTTACCTTTTTTTAGGTTTTAAAATTGAGGCTCAAAATAAACCAAATTTAATAATAATCCATACAGATGAACATAGTTTTAGAACCTTAAGTTGCTATCAAGATATAATGTCTGAAGATCAGGCATTTGTTTGGGGAAAAGGAAACAATGTACAAACACCTAATATAGATGAAATTGCACGAGAAGGAGCAATTTGTACAAGTTACTATGCTTCATCTCCCGTTTGTACACCTTCTAGGGCTTCACTCGTTACGGGTTTATATCCACAAGCTACCGGAGCACCAAAAAATGGAATGCACATTCGTGAAGATATACCAACATTTGCAACAATCTTAAAAGACGAAGGTTATGCAACTTCTTATGTTGGGAAATGGCATTTAGATGGTCATGAAAAATATACTTTTGATATTAAATATAAAGCGGGTTTTGAGGATAATAGGTATATGATGCGAGGAGGTCATGCTCCTTATTTTCATATTAAAGATGGTAATATAAAGGGAATTAATGATAAAGTTGCAAAAAAATTACCTGCAGATGAAATAATTCATGTAACCGATTTTTTTACAGATAAAACTCTTGAGATTCTGGAACGTGATAAAAACAAACCATTTGCATTAATGTTATCTATTCCAGATCCTCATACCCCAGATTACGCAAAGCCACCTTATAATACTATGTATAAAGATATGGATATAACACCTCCAAAAACTATGGATCCAGCGTATACAGCAATAAAACCATCTTGGGCAATTGGTACTGAAAATACTAATGAAGCGATTGGAAAACAGGCATTCAATAAAGAAGCCTTACGTCAGTATTTTGGAATGGTAAAACATATAGATGATAGTGTTGGTCGAATTTTAAAATTTTTAGATGATAATAATTTAACAGATAATACCATTGTTATATTTACTTCAGATCACGGAGATATGTTTTTTGAACATAATAGAAGAAATAAAGGAGTTCCATACGAAGCTTCAGCAAAAATTCCATTTGTTATTCGTTATCCTAGGAAAATTAAATCAGGAAAAGTGATTAATACAGCTTATACCAATGTAGATTTTACGCCAACAATATTAGGTTTAATGGGAGTAAAAACTTCCGAGAAATTTCATGGCATAGATACTTCAGAAGACTTTTTAAACGATGAAAAAGAAATAACAAGCGATAGAATTACATATTATGCTAAGTCTGGTGGATGGTGGGTAGCTGCGGTAAATAATCGTTATAAATTAGTATTGGATAAAAAAGAAAAACCATATTTATTTGATCTTAAAAAGGATCCAAACGAATTGATTAATTTTTATAACGATAAAGATTATAAAGAAATTGCTAAAAAATTACAAACAGAATTATTTAAGCAAATGAAAGCAGTTGATGAACCAGGTTTAAAAGGAAAGAGAGCTTATATAATTGAATAA